In Ascaphus truei isolate aAscTru1 chromosome 7, aAscTru1.hap1, whole genome shotgun sequence, one genomic interval encodes:
- the ACVR1C gene encoding activin receptor type-1C isoform X3, producing the protein MLTAGHLPLAPGTALLLLSAASLCTAVVSPSAYSLGHVELMVIVTIPICLLSIALMVTVYSCQGRHCTYKKTKQQSIEEPLAECSLDSAGKSLKDLIYDMSTSGSGSGLPLLVQRTIARTIVVQEIVGKGRFGEVWRGKWCGEDVAVKIFSSRDERSWFREAEIYQTVMLRHENILGFIAADNKDNGTWTQLWLVSEFHEQGSLFDYLNCNIVTIGGMMKLALSVVSGLAHLHMEIVGTQGKPAIAHRDLKSKNILVKRNDTCAIADLGLAVKHDSISNSIDIPQNPRVGTKRYMAPELLDDSINIYHFESFKCADIYSLGLVYWEIARRCSVGGVVDEYQLPFYDMVPSDPSLEDMRKVVCEQKFRPNVPNQWQSFEALRIMGRIMRECWYANGKARLTSLRIKKTISQLCVEEDFKV; encoded by the exons CTGTAGTATCTCCAAGTGCGTACAGTTTGGGCCACGTGGAACTGATGGTCATAGTCACCATACCGATATGTCTCTTGTCGATTGCCCTAATGGTCACTGTATACAGTTGTCAAGGACGGCATTGTACTTACAAAAAAACAAAGCAGCAAAGTATTGAAGAACCTCTTGCTGAATGCAGCTTAGATAGTGCTGGAAAATCACTGAAAGATCTGATCTATGATATGTCTACCTCTGGATCTGGATCAG gtTTACCTCTGCTTGTCCAAAGAACTATTGCAAGAACTATTGTTGTTCAGGAAATAGTAGGCAAAGGAAGATTTGGTGAGGTATGGCGTGGAAAATGGTGCGGAGAAGATGTGGCTGTCAAAATTTTCTCCTCCAGAGATGAGAGGTCCTGGTTTCGTGAAGCTGAAATATATCAAACAGTTATGCTAAGGCATGAAAATATCCTTGGTTTTATTGCTGCTGACAATAAAG ATAATGGCACTTGGACTCAGCTCTGGCTTGTCTCTGAATTCCATGAACAAGGCTCCTTATTTGACTACCTAAACTGCAACATTGTTACTATAGGTGGAATGATGAAACTGGCCCTTTCAGTTGTCAGTGGGCTTGCACATCTGCACATGGAAATAGTTGGTACTCAAG GTAAACCAGCCATTGCACACAGAGACCTGAAATCCAAAAACATTCTAGTGAAAAGAAATGACACATGTGCCATTGCTGACTTAGGCCTGGCTGTGAAACATGATTCCATATCAAATTCAATAGATATACCCCAAAATCCTAGAGTAGGAACAAAGAG gtatatGGCTCCGGAATTACTGGATGATTCCATAAACATATATCACTTTGAGTCATTTAAATGTGCAGACATCTACTCTCTTGGCTTAGTGTATTGGGAAATAGCCAGGAGATGTTCTGTGGGAG GAGTTGTTGATGAATACCAGTTGCCTTTTTATGACATGGTGCCTTCTGACCCTTCATTGGAAGACATGAGAAAGGTTGTTTGTGAGCAGAAATTTCGACCCAACGTACCAAACCAGTGGCAGAGTTTTGAG GCTCTTCGAATCATGGGAAGAATAATGCGTGAGTGTTGGTATGCAAACGGAAAAGCCCGCTTAACTTCTCTTCGTATAAAGAAGACCATCTCTCAGCTGTGTGTGGAGGAAGATTTCAAAGTGTGA